In Bufo gargarizans isolate SCDJY-AF-19 chromosome 5, ASM1485885v1, whole genome shotgun sequence, the following are encoded in one genomic region:
- the CLDN12 gene encoding claudin-12: MGCQEVHAVTLLAFVCGTASIAGLFTATLLPQWRQMKLYTYNRHEKNLTVSVGMWVKCTRQEWSRECLMYDGEWYASVDQLDIRVLQFAIPFSILTAGSALILCLTGICNTTFSSNLPNLKIARCIVNSPGCHLVAGLLYILAGSISLTPSIWSIFYNDVLNRKYGPYFTYDIAVFVAIGSSGGMYFTALLLFLWYCACKSLPSPFWQPLYSHAPSMHSYVAPSYSSRSRMSAIEIDIPVVTHTA, from the coding sequence ATGGGGTGCCAGGAAGTGCACGCGGTCACCCTGCTGGCTTTTGTCTGCGGTACAGCATCCATTGCGGGCCTTTTCACCGCCACCTTGCTGCCTCAGTGGAGGCAGATGAAACTCTACACCTATAACAGACACGAAAAAAACCTGACAGTCAGCGTCGGCATGTGGGTAAAGTGCACTCGGCAGGAGTGGTCCAGGGAGTGCCTGATGTATGACGGCGAGTGGTACGCCAGCGTGGACCAGTTAGACATTCGCGTCCTCCAGTTTGCCATTCCATTCAGCATTCTCACCGCTGGCTCTGCCCTTATCCTGTGCCTCACCGGGATATGTAACACCACCTTTAGCTCCAACTTGCCGAACCTAAAAATCGCCAGGTGCATCGTCAACAGTCCCGGCTGCCATCTCGTGGCCGGCTTGCTGTACATCCTGGCAGGTAGCATTAGTCTCACGCCGTCCATATGGTCCATATTTTATAATGACGTTTTGAACAGGAAGTACGGGCCATACTTTACCTATGACATTGCCGTCTTTGTCGCCATAGGCAGCTCCGGGGGGATGTACTTCACAGCGCTGCTACTGTTTTTATGGTATTGTGCCTGCAAGTCTCTACCGTCACCATTTTGGCAGCCtctatattcccatgcacccaGCATGCACAGCTATGTCGCCCCTTCATACTCGTCCCGGTCCCGAATGTCAGCCATCGAAATAGACATTCCTGTGGTCACACACACGGCGTAG